A single Longimicrobiaceae bacterium DNA region contains:
- the nagB gene encoding glucosamine-6-phosphate deaminase codes for MAQVRERVPVAIVEYDEIARTVAHRIAEVMRAKREAGGTPVLGLATGSTPIGIYRELIRMHREEGLDFSDVVTFNLDEYYPMDPKSIHSYHRYMWENLFEHINVRPENVHVPRGDLPREEVEAHCAAYEQAIRDHGGIDFQILGIGKTGHIGFNEPGSGKESRTRLLALDTVTRRDAAADFFGEDNVPMEAITMGVASILDAREIALIATGEHKAAVVQRAVEGEPDPDVAATYLQDHPNATFYLDPAAAAELTRIKTPWVVGEVRWNRKLEIEAVIWLSQMTGKSILKLDTNDYREHHLSALVARYGSAGPLNGEVFNALLTKVRGKSRLPSGKRIIVFSPHPDDDVISMGGILNKLHQNGNHIVVAYQTSGNIAVFDHEVRRYMDFLRRFDRDFHVADGKVADFTDRVEGFLDRKRPGEVDIDEVLRIKQRIREAEAVSGIETFGMTREQACFLNLPFYQTGKVRKDLIGPRDVEITLELLERERPELIFVAGDLSDPHGTHRMCLQAVERALEQYSGEQPEVWYYRGAWQEWAVSEADVLVPMSEEELQVKTLAIFKHQSQKDRAPFPGQDDREFWQRVQERNTATARIVDRLGLPEYYAMEAYVVRRNGAPLDTETISTAQLAAPPRMRRASDFAGATPVPPGGDEPGEVGGKTVLEAGAR; via the coding sequence ATGGCGCAAGTCCGAGAGCGCGTCCCCGTAGCCATCGTAGAGTACGACGAGATCGCGCGCACCGTCGCCCACCGCATCGCCGAGGTGATGCGGGCCAAGAGGGAGGCCGGCGGCACCCCGGTGCTGGGCCTGGCGACCGGGAGCACCCCCATCGGGATCTACCGCGAGCTGATCCGCATGCACCGGGAGGAAGGGCTCGACTTCTCCGACGTCGTGACCTTCAACCTGGACGAGTACTACCCGATGGACCCGAAGAGCATCCACTCGTACCACCGGTACATGTGGGAGAACCTCTTCGAGCACATCAACGTCCGCCCGGAGAACGTGCACGTCCCGCGGGGCGACCTCCCCCGCGAGGAGGTGGAGGCGCACTGCGCGGCGTACGAGCAGGCGATCCGCGACCACGGCGGGATCGACTTCCAGATCCTGGGGATCGGGAAGACGGGGCACATCGGCTTCAACGAGCCGGGCTCCGGGAAGGAGTCGCGCACCCGCCTGCTCGCGCTGGACACGGTGACCCGCCGCGACGCCGCCGCCGACTTCTTCGGCGAGGACAACGTCCCCATGGAGGCCATCACCATGGGCGTGGCCTCCATCCTGGACGCGCGGGAGATCGCCCTGATCGCCACCGGCGAGCACAAGGCGGCGGTCGTGCAGCGCGCCGTGGAGGGCGAGCCCGACCCCGACGTGGCGGCCACCTACCTGCAGGACCACCCCAACGCCACCTTCTACCTGGACCCGGCGGCGGCGGCGGAGCTGACCCGCATCAAGACCCCCTGGGTGGTGGGCGAGGTGCGCTGGAACCGCAAGCTGGAGATCGAGGCGGTGATCTGGCTGAGCCAGATGACCGGCAAGAGCATCCTCAAGCTGGACACCAACGACTACCGGGAGCACCACCTTTCCGCGCTGGTGGCGCGCTACGGCTCGGCCGGGCCGCTGAACGGCGAGGTCTTCAACGCCCTGCTCACCAAGGTGCGGGGGAAGAGCCGGCTCCCCAGCGGCAAGCGGATCATCGTCTTCTCGCCGCACCCGGACGACGACGTGATCTCCATGGGCGGGATCCTCAACAAGCTGCACCAGAACGGGAACCACATCGTCGTCGCCTACCAGACCTCGGGGAACATCGCGGTCTTCGACCACGAGGTGCGGCGCTACATGGACTTCCTGCGCCGCTTCGACCGCGACTTCCACGTCGCCGACGGCAAGGTGGCGGACTTCACCGACCGCGTGGAAGGCTTCCTGGACCGGAAGCGCCCCGGGGAGGTGGACATCGACGAGGTGCTCCGCATCAAGCAGCGGATCCGCGAGGCGGAGGCGGTCTCCGGGATCGAGACGTTCGGGATGACGCGCGAGCAGGCGTGCTTCCTCAACCTCCCCTTCTACCAGACGGGGAAGGTCCGCAAGGACCTCATCGGCCCGCGCGACGTGGAGATCACCCTGGAGCTGCTGGAGCGCGAGCGGCCGGAGCTGATCTTCGTGGCCGGCGACCTGTCCGACCCGCACGGCACCCACCGCATGTGCCTGCAGGCCGTGGAGCGGGCGCTGGAGCAGTACTCCGGCGAGCAGCCCGAGGTGTGGTACTACCGCGGCGCCTGGCAGGAGTGGGCCGTCTCCGAGGCGGACGTGCTGGTGCCCATGTCCGAGGAGGAGCTGCAGGTGAAGACGCTCGCGATCTTCAAGCACCAGAGCCAGAAGGACCGGGCGCCCTTCCCCGGGCAGGACGACCGCGAGTTCTGGCAGCGGGTGCAGGAGCGCAACACCGCCACCGCGCGCATCGTGGACCGGCTGGGGCTCCCCGAGTACTACGCCATGGAGGCGTACGTCGTCCGCCGCAACGGGGCTCCGCTGGACACCGAGACCATCTCCACGGCGCAGCTCGCCGCGCCGCCGCGGATGCGGCGCGCCAGCGACTTCGCGGGCGCCACCCCGGTCCCCCCGGGCGGGGACGAGCCGGGGGAGGTGGGCGGGAAGACGGTGCTGGAAGCGGGGGCGCGCTGA
- a CDS encoding ferrous iron transport protein A: MKAWLHPIRLLPLALAAAVLTSCGSLLDSAFKIYRGPQPATEDLVEERVILRAFQGDVDGRPWDHYLDRLQFLDRGDSLHIDRIVIGTPELLRARLDSLGVKRGDTLIVSTKYKGITYNGGLETYIPNWGANKYYDGYPVALHTLTKVEKVSR; this comes from the coding sequence ATGAAAGCGTGGCTTCACCCGATTCGCCTGCTGCCACTGGCGCTTGCCGCCGCGGTGCTCACCTCGTGCGGCTCGTTGCTCGACAGCGCGTTCAAGATCTACAGGGGGCCTCAGCCGGCGACTGAGGATCTCGTCGAGGAGCGGGTGATCCTGCGGGCGTTCCAGGGCGATGTCGACGGCCGTCCATGGGACCACTACCTGGACAGGCTGCAGTTCCTGGATCGGGGCGACTCGCTCCACATAGACCGCATCGTGATCGGCACACCTGAGTTACTGCGGGCGAGGCTCGACTCGCTTGGGGTGAAGCGGGGGGACACGCTCATCGTCAGCACGAAATACAAGGGTATCACCTACAACGGAGGCCTGGAGACGTACATCCCCAACTGGGGTGCCAACAAGTACTACGACGGCTACCCGGTCGCCCTCCACACCCTCACGAAGGTAGAGAAGGTGAGCCGGTAG
- a CDS encoding sodium:solute symporter family protein: protein MSLALGDWLVVAAYFVVSGAIGVLFARRGGRSLADFFISGRSLPWWLAGTSMVATTFAADTPLAVTGMVAEHGVSGNWLWWNMVMSGILTVFFYARLWRRAEVLTDAEFAEIRYAGRPAAFLRAFRALYLALPVNLIIMGWVNLAMVKILDVALGLDPWTSLLVLFVVTAVYSALSGLWGVVVTDFIQFGIAMAGSIALAVYAVGAVGGMDGLRAGLAARYGSAEPVLSLLPPADAAWMPAITLVVYLGVQWWAAWYPGAEPGGGGYVAQRIFSARTERDGVLATLWFNVAMYAVRPWPWILVALASLVLYPGLQDPSTGYVRAMVDLLPTPVKGLMLASFAAAYMSTISTQLNWGASYLVSDVYLRFVNPRASERRRVALSRAATVLLFALSAGVTSRLSSIEGAWKILIALGAGTGLVYILRWYWWRINAWTEISAMLASLAASLVLQGAFGLDAADPREFALLMLATVAVTTVVWIAATFLTPAVPEDTLVAFYRRVRPGGPGWRRVALAAGYGAEPIQGGALNWTNWVAGVVAVYATLFGTGRILFGEAAEGLGLLLVAAAAFVWIARTLAREPPAQPSGGVPSGEAHGVPA from the coding sequence TTGAGCCTCGCGCTCGGGGACTGGCTGGTCGTCGCGGCGTACTTCGTCGTCTCCGGCGCGATCGGGGTGCTCTTCGCGCGGCGCGGGGGGCGGTCGCTCGCGGACTTCTTCATCTCCGGGCGGTCCCTGCCGTGGTGGCTGGCGGGGACCTCGATGGTGGCGACCACCTTCGCGGCGGACACGCCGCTGGCGGTCACCGGGATGGTGGCGGAGCACGGGGTCTCCGGGAACTGGCTCTGGTGGAACATGGTGATGAGCGGGATCCTCACCGTGTTCTTCTACGCCCGGCTCTGGAGGCGCGCGGAGGTGCTCACCGACGCGGAGTTCGCGGAGATCCGCTACGCCGGGCGCCCCGCGGCCTTCCTGCGGGCGTTCCGCGCCCTGTACCTGGCCCTCCCCGTGAACCTCATCATCATGGGGTGGGTGAACCTGGCGATGGTGAAGATCCTGGACGTGGCGCTGGGGCTCGACCCCTGGACGTCGCTCCTGGTGCTCTTCGTCGTCACCGCGGTCTACTCCGCGCTCTCCGGGCTCTGGGGGGTGGTGGTCACCGACTTCATCCAGTTCGGGATCGCCATGGCGGGGTCCATCGCGCTGGCGGTGTACGCGGTTGGCGCGGTGGGGGGGATGGACGGGCTGCGCGCGGGGCTGGCGGCGCGCTACGGCTCCGCGGAACCGGTGCTCTCGCTCCTCCCGCCCGCCGACGCGGCGTGGATGCCGGCCATCACCCTGGTCGTCTACCTGGGCGTCCAGTGGTGGGCGGCGTGGTACCCCGGCGCGGAGCCGGGGGGCGGCGGCTACGTGGCGCAGCGGATCTTTTCCGCGCGCACGGAGCGCGACGGCGTGCTGGCGACGCTCTGGTTCAACGTGGCCATGTACGCGGTGCGGCCCTGGCCGTGGATCCTGGTGGCGCTCGCCTCGCTGGTCCTCTACCCGGGGCTGCAGGACCCCTCCACCGGCTATGTCCGGGCGATGGTGGACCTCCTCCCCACGCCGGTGAAGGGGCTGATGCTCGCCTCCTTCGCGGCGGCGTACATGTCCACCATCTCCACCCAGCTCAACTGGGGCGCGTCGTACCTGGTGAGCGACGTGTACCTGCGCTTCGTGAACCCGCGGGCCTCCGAGCGGCGCCGGGTTGCGTTGTCCCGCGCGGCCACGGTGCTCCTCTTCGCCCTCTCGGCCGGGGTGACGAGCCGCCTTTCCTCCATCGAGGGGGCGTGGAAGATCCTGATCGCGCTCGGTGCGGGGACGGGGCTGGTGTACATCCTGCGGTGGTACTGGTGGCGCATCAACGCCTGGACGGAGATCAGCGCGATGCTCGCCTCCCTGGCGGCGTCGCTGGTCCTGCAGGGCGCCTTCGGCCTGGACGCCGCCGACCCGCGCGAGTTCGCGCTCCTGATGCTGGCCACCGTCGCGGTCACCACCGTGGTCTGGATCGCGGCTACCTTCCTGACGCCCGCGGTCCCCGAGGACACGCTCGTGGCGTTCTACCGGCGCGTCCGGCCGGGCGGGCCGGGGTGGCGCCGCGTGGCGCTGGCGGCCGGGTACGGGGCGGAGCCCATCCAGGGCGGCGCGCTGAACTGGACCAACTGGGTGGCCGGGGTGGTGGCGGTGTACGCGACCCTCTTCGGCACCGGGCGCATCCTCTTCGGGGAAGCGGCAGAGGGGCTGGGGCTGCTCCTCGTGGCCGCCGCGGCCTTCGTCTGGATCGCGCGGACCCTGGCGAGGGAGCCGCCGGCGCAGCCGTCCGGGGGGGTGCCGTCCGGTGAAGCACACGGGGTTCCCGCCTGA
- a CDS encoding serine hydrolase domain-containing protein, with the protein MTPPPSAPTRLPGAAVLVPARPEAVGLAPGLGERLDTIARAAVAERAASGIAAAVGRHGRLVHSRGYGTTDWAPGSPEVTDSTVFDLASLTKVVATTTAAMILEDEGRLQLDRPVAFYVPEITDSLKQGITVRQILTHQGGFEAFAPLYLDTKGQAEYLRKINERPLKHAPGTETVYSDWDLILLQRVIERISGQTLDEFTQARIFRPLGMHDTGFRPSPTLRPRIAATEVDRRRGGLIQGEVHDPNAWAMGGVAGHAGLFSSARDLSVFAQMMLNNGEYGGVRILRPETVARWTAPQFAGSSRALGWDTPSGRSSAGRFFGPRSYGHTGYTGTSLWMDPERGVFVVLLTNRVNPTAENQKHVPLRRTVADAVQEAVMDAPLTDWEGRRNEE; encoded by the coding sequence GTGACCCCTCCACCCTCCGCCCCCACCCGCCTCCCGGGAGCCGCGGTCCTCGTCCCGGCCCGGCCCGAGGCCGTGGGGCTCGCGCCGGGGCTCGGGGAGCGGCTGGACACCATCGCCCGGGCGGCGGTGGCGGAGCGGGCGGCTTCCGGCATCGCGGCGGCGGTGGGGCGGCACGGGCGGCTGGTGCACTCGCGGGGGTACGGCACCACCGACTGGGCGCCGGGCTCGCCCGAGGTGACGGACAGCACCGTCTTCGACCTGGCGTCGCTCACCAAGGTGGTCGCCACCACCACGGCGGCCATGATCCTGGAGGACGAGGGACGGCTGCAGCTGGACCGGCCGGTGGCGTTCTACGTCCCGGAGATCACCGACTCGCTCAAGCAGGGGATCACGGTACGGCAGATCCTGACGCACCAGGGCGGCTTCGAGGCGTTCGCGCCGCTCTACCTGGACACGAAGGGGCAGGCGGAGTACCTGCGGAAGATCAACGAGCGGCCGCTCAAGCACGCGCCGGGGACCGAGACGGTCTACAGCGACTGGGACCTGATCCTCCTCCAGCGCGTCATCGAGCGCATCTCCGGGCAGACGCTGGACGAGTTCACCCAGGCGCGCATCTTCCGGCCGCTGGGGATGCACGACACCGGGTTCCGCCCCTCGCCCACGCTCCGGCCGCGGATCGCGGCGACCGAGGTGGACCGTCGGCGCGGCGGGCTGATCCAGGGCGAGGTGCACGACCCCAACGCCTGGGCCATGGGCGGGGTGGCGGGGCACGCGGGGCTCTTCTCCTCCGCGCGCGACCTCTCCGTGTTCGCGCAGATGATGCTCAACAACGGCGAGTACGGGGGGGTGCGGATCCTCCGCCCGGAGACGGTCGCGCGGTGGACGGCGCCGCAGTTCGCCGGCTCCAGCCGCGCGCTGGGGTGGGACACGCCGTCCGGGCGCTCCAGCGCGGGACGCTTCTTCGGGCCGCGCAGCTACGGGCACACCGGGTACACGGGGACCTCGCTCTGGATGGACCCGGAGCGGGGGGTGTTCGTGGTGCTCCTCACCAACCGGGTGAACCCCACGGCGGAGAACCAGAAGCACGTGCCGCTGCGGCGGACCGTGGCGGACGCGGTGCAGGAGGCGGTGATGGATGCGCCGCTGACCGACTGGGAGGGGAGGAGGAACGAAGAATGA
- a CDS encoding glycoside hydrolase family 3 N-terminal domain-containing protein: protein MSRPRRTAALVGCAALAALAACAPGTQAASAPPLPAGAALRAELSPAGSAWVERTLASLTLREKVAQMVMPWVGGEYAAVDSPEFESVAKWVEQDRVGGLILSIGLPHSYAAKLNELQRRARVPLLITADMENGPGMRLAGVYSLPHLLPQGGGTVFPPAMALGATGSDSLAYETGRVLGEEARAVGVHLTFGPVLDVNSNPANPIINTRSFGEDPALVARLGAAFIRGAQERGLMTTAKHFPGHGDTEVDSHIDLPTISADRARLDAVELVPFRAAAEAGIDGMMIAHIAVVGVEGEDAPPASVSKHFVTGVLREEMGFGGLVFTDAMTMGGVAKRYGATEPLLLAVEAGADVLLMPRDVSVAVETVTRAVEAGRIAEARIDRSVRRILAAKARAGLPERRLVELDAVDEVVGTRPHRAVAEEIARRSITLARDQRGLVPLPAGARRVLSVTYAEVADLVAGRAFNRELAAGGAQVSSARVDDRTLPVEFEALRRRADSADVIVVSAYVSPREYRGTVGAQGGFPEFVEALSAAGKPVVAVTFGNPYLVSTYPSVPAYLLAWGGAEVSQRAAARALLGKEPITGTLPITIPPSLPRGTGIKRGM from the coding sequence ATGTCCCGACCCCGCCGTACGGCCGCGCTCGTCGGATGTGCGGCGCTCGCGGCGCTCGCCGCCTGCGCGCCCGGCACGCAGGCGGCTTCAGCGCCGCCCCTGCCCGCCGGTGCCGCGCTCCGCGCGGAGCTCTCTCCCGCGGGCTCGGCGTGGGTGGAGCGCACGCTTGCGTCCCTCACCCTGCGCGAGAAGGTGGCGCAGATGGTGATGCCGTGGGTGGGCGGCGAGTACGCGGCGGTGGACTCGCCGGAGTTCGAGAGCGTGGCGAAGTGGGTGGAGCAGGACCGCGTCGGCGGGCTGATCCTTTCCATCGGGCTGCCGCACAGCTACGCAGCGAAGCTCAACGAGCTGCAGCGCCGCGCCCGCGTCCCGCTCCTGATCACCGCCGACATGGAGAACGGGCCGGGGATGCGCCTGGCCGGCGTCTACTCCCTTCCGCACCTTCTCCCGCAGGGCGGCGGCACGGTGTTCCCGCCGGCGATGGCGCTGGGCGCCACCGGGTCGGACTCGCTCGCGTACGAGACCGGGCGCGTGCTGGGCGAGGAGGCGCGGGCGGTGGGGGTACACCTCACCTTCGGACCGGTGCTGGACGTCAACTCCAACCCCGCCAACCCGATCATCAACACCCGCTCCTTCGGCGAGGACCCGGCGCTGGTGGCCCGGCTGGGCGCCGCCTTCATCCGCGGAGCGCAGGAGCGGGGGCTGATGACCACGGCCAAGCACTTCCCGGGGCACGGCGACACGGAGGTCGATTCGCACATCGACCTCCCCACCATCTCGGCGGACCGGGCGCGGCTGGACGCGGTGGAGCTGGTCCCCTTCCGCGCCGCGGCGGAGGCGGGGATCGACGGGATGATGATCGCGCACATCGCCGTCGTCGGGGTGGAGGGGGAGGACGCCCCCCCGGCCTCCGTGTCGAAGCACTTCGTCACCGGCGTGCTCCGCGAGGAGATGGGGTTCGGCGGGCTGGTGTTCACCGACGCCATGACCATGGGCGGGGTGGCGAAGCGCTACGGCGCCACCGAGCCGCTGCTGCTGGCGGTGGAGGCGGGCGCGGACGTCCTGCTCATGCCCCGCGACGTCTCCGTGGCGGTGGAGACGGTCACCCGCGCCGTGGAGGCCGGGCGGATCGCGGAGGCGCGCATCGACCGCTCCGTCCGCCGCATCCTGGCGGCCAAGGCCCGCGCCGGCCTCCCGGAGCGGCGCCTGGTGGAGCTGGACGCCGTGGACGAGGTGGTCGGCACCCGCCCGCACCGCGCCGTGGCGGAGGAGATCGCCCGCCGCTCCATCACCCTCGCGCGCGACCAGCGCGGCCTGGTCCCCCTCCCGGCCGGGGCCCGCCGCGTTCTTTCGGTCACCTACGCGGAGGTGGCCGACCTGGTCGCCGGCCGTGCCTTCAACCGCGAGCTGGCCGCCGGTGGGGCCCAGGTCTCCTCCGCCCGGGTGGACGACCGCACCCTCCCGGTGGAGTTCGAGGCCCTCCGCCGCCGTGCCGACTCCGCGGACGTGATCGTCGTCTCCGCCTACGTGTCCCCGCGCGAGTACCGGGGCACGGTGGGCGCGCAGGGGGGCTTCCCGGAGTTCGTGGAGGCGCTCTCCGCGGCGGGGAAGCCCGTGGTCGCCGTCACCTTCGGCAACCCGTACCTGGTCTCCACCTACCCCTCCGTCCCCGCCTACCTGCTGGCCTGGGGCGGCGCCGAGGTGAGCCAGCGCGCCGCCGCGCGCGCGCTGCTGGGGAAGGAGCCGATCACGGGAACGCTGCCGATCACGATTCCGCCGTCGCTCCCGCGGGGCACGGGGATAAAGAGAGGAATGTAG
- a CDS encoding DUF1343 domain-containing protein, which produces MNRPTPDEMKTLRLAALALAAACAPVPASSPAPPEPPWVRPGVEVFLESPPAAVLGKRVGLVTNQTGVDRARTLTIDRLAASDQLELVALFSPEHGIRGAAAPGEKVASGTDERTGLPIHSLYGDTRRPTPEMLRGVEALVFDIQDIGARPYTYVYTMALAMQAAAGARIPFVVLDRPNPINGVVVEGNQLDTAFATFVGMYPIPVRHGMTAGELAQLFNREFGIGAELVVVPAEGWRREAWFDRTGLPWVPPSPNIPRLESAIHYPGTVFFEGTNLSVGRGSSHPFEQVGAPWLDAFEIAREMNGRRLPGVRFEAVGFTPQDPGDRKFAGQPLRGVRLVVTHRDAYRPVSTSLVLLDAIFRRHREEFQWLRSHFDRLAGTDQLRLAVEADDLAEVLLDWEEEAERFAETRKPYLLYP; this is translated from the coding sequence ATGAACCGACCGACCCCGGACGAGATGAAGACGCTCAGACTCGCCGCGCTGGCGCTCGCCGCCGCATGCGCGCCCGTGCCCGCCTCCTCACCCGCCCCGCCGGAGCCGCCGTGGGTGCGGCCGGGAGTGGAAGTGTTCCTGGAAAGTCCGCCCGCCGCGGTGCTCGGGAAGCGGGTGGGCCTCGTCACCAACCAGACGGGGGTGGACCGCGCCCGGACCCTCACCATCGACCGGCTGGCCGCGTCGGACCAGCTGGAGCTGGTGGCGCTCTTCTCGCCGGAGCACGGGATCCGGGGCGCCGCGGCGCCCGGGGAGAAGGTCGCGTCGGGCACGGACGAGCGGACGGGGCTGCCGATCCACTCGCTGTACGGCGACACGCGCAGGCCCACGCCGGAGATGCTCCGGGGAGTCGAGGCGCTGGTCTTCGACATCCAGGACATCGGCGCGCGGCCCTACACCTACGTCTACACCATGGCGCTGGCGATGCAGGCCGCGGCCGGGGCCCGGATCCCCTTCGTGGTGCTGGACCGCCCCAACCCCATCAACGGCGTCGTGGTGGAGGGGAACCAGCTGGACACCGCCTTCGCCACCTTCGTGGGGATGTACCCCATCCCGGTGCGGCACGGGATGACGGCGGGGGAGCTGGCGCAGCTCTTCAACCGGGAGTTCGGGATCGGGGCGGAGCTCGTGGTGGTGCCGGCGGAGGGGTGGCGGCGGGAGGCGTGGTTCGACCGGACGGGGCTCCCCTGGGTGCCGCCCTCGCCCAACATCCCGCGGCTGGAGTCGGCGATCCACTACCCCGGGACCGTGTTCTTCGAGGGGACCAACCTGTCGGTGGGGCGCGGCTCGTCGCACCCGTTCGAGCAGGTGGGCGCTCCCTGGCTGGACGCGTTCGAGATCGCGCGGGAGATGAACGGGCGCCGGCTCCCCGGCGTACGCTTCGAGGCGGTGGGCTTCACCCCGCAGGACCCCGGCGACCGCAAGTTCGCCGGCCAGCCGCTGCGGGGCGTCCGCCTCGTCGTGACCCACCGGGACGCATACCGGCCCGTCTCCACCTCCCTCGTGCTGCTGGACGCCATCTTCCGGCGGCACCGCGAGGAGTTCCAGTGGCTCCGGTCGCACTTCGACCGGCTCGCCGGGACGGACCAGCTGCGGCTGGCCGTGGAGGCCGACGACCTGGCGGAGGTGCTGCTGGACTGGGAGGAGGAAGCCGAGCGCTTCGCCGAGACCCGGAAGCCGTACCTGCTCTATCCCTGA
- a CDS encoding DUF4349 domain-containing protein — translation MRKPSLLLLPALLVLSGCGDTATSGGGEREELVAYSEVAPAPPYAPAPASPPVSLDAGVAEGTRQAVASAGAGAQLPTDPAAADTIAVPAMIIRSGQATVQVDSLEPAIAKVRELAQRLGGYVANTALQGGRRATRHAMLEVKVPAERFDEALRGLRPLGEVESVNVTAQDVGEEFVDVSARMANARRLEERLVELLRTRTGRLEDVLAVERELARVREQIERYEGRLRYLRTRAAVSTLTVNLHEPYPVVGDYPGANPIMTAFRDAWRNFVGFVAAFIASLGILVPLAVILWLAWLVFRRVRAGRRRRTPPPPAADEPRP, via the coding sequence ATGCGGAAACCATCGCTTCTCCTCCTCCCCGCCCTCCTCGTCCTCTCCGGCTGCGGCGACACCGCCACCTCCGGCGGCGGAGAGAGGGAGGAGCTCGTCGCGTACTCCGAGGTCGCCCCCGCCCCGCCCTACGCTCCGGCCCCGGCCTCCCCTCCCGTGAGCCTCGACGCCGGGGTGGCCGAGGGCACCCGCCAGGCGGTCGCGAGCGCCGGTGCTGGGGCGCAGCTCCCCACCGACCCGGCCGCGGCCGACACCATCGCCGTCCCGGCGATGATCATCCGCAGCGGTCAGGCCACCGTGCAGGTGGATTCCCTGGAGCCGGCCATCGCAAAGGTGCGGGAGCTGGCGCAGCGGCTGGGAGGCTACGTCGCCAACACCGCACTGCAGGGCGGCCGGCGGGCCACGCGCCATGCCATGCTGGAGGTGAAGGTCCCGGCGGAGCGCTTCGACGAGGCGCTTCGCGGCCTCCGCCCGCTGGGCGAGGTGGAGTCGGTGAACGTGACCGCGCAGGACGTGGGGGAGGAGTTCGTCGACGTGAGCGCCCGGATGGCGAACGCCCGGCGGCTGGAAGAGCGCCTGGTGGAGCTGCTCCGCACCCGCACGGGGCGGCTGGAGGACGTGCTGGCGGTGGAGCGGGAGCTCGCCCGCGTCCGCGAGCAGATCGAGCGGTACGAGGGGCGGCTCCGGTACCTGCGGACGCGCGCCGCGGTGAGCACGCTGACGGTGAACCTCCACGAGCCGTACCCCGTCGTCGGGGACTACCCGGGGGCGAACCCGATCATGACCGCCTTCCGCGACGCCTGGCGCAACTTCGTGGGCTTCGTCGCCGCGTTCATCGCCTCGCTGGGGATCCTGGTGCCCCTCGCGGTGATCCTCTGGCTCGCCTGGCTGGTGTTCCGACGGGTGCGGGCGGGCCGGAGGCGGAGGACCCCGCCGCCTCCGGCCGCGGACGAGCCGCGGCCGTAG